A stretch of the Candidatus Denitrolinea symbiosum genome encodes the following:
- a CDS encoding methylenetetrahydrofolate--tRNA-(uracil(54)-C(5))-methyltransferase (FADH(2)-oxidizing) TrmFO, whose amino-acid sequence MTELIIIGGGLAGSEAAWQAAERGLDVRLYEMRPRVPTGAHETGDLAELVCSNSLGSNLPDRASGLLKEECRRLGSMLLDCAEESALPAGAALAVDRGLFARRVTGRIENHPRIRLVREEMTGIPAAAAIVASGPLTSPRLSESLAALNGAEHLYFFDAIAPIVAADSINMDVAFRASRYSTGERDEGDYINCPFTKAEYEAFVSALKTAERIELRAFEDAIRGGVKAGTFFEGCLPVEVLAERGAESLAFGPMRPTGLTDPRTGRRPHAALQLRQDNLAGDLYNLVGFQTNLKFPEQKRVFRLIPGLERAEFVRYGQMHRNTFIASPKVLRATLQHKTRDDLLFAGQITGVEGYMGNIATGLLAGWNAARVLGGASALELPQTTMLGALCHYITHADLRDFQPMKANFGILPPLESDKRLKGRDRARVHADRALRALENFLDHP is encoded by the coding sequence ATGACCGAACTCATCATCATCGGCGGCGGGCTGGCCGGGAGCGAAGCCGCGTGGCAGGCCGCCGAGCGCGGGTTGGACGTGAGGCTCTACGAGATGCGCCCGCGCGTCCCGACCGGCGCGCACGAGACGGGCGACCTGGCCGAACTGGTCTGCTCGAACTCGCTCGGCTCCAACCTGCCCGACCGCGCTTCGGGACTCCTCAAGGAGGAGTGCCGCCGCCTCGGTTCCATGCTGCTGGACTGCGCGGAAGAATCCGCGCTGCCGGCCGGCGCGGCGCTTGCGGTGGACCGCGGCCTGTTCGCGCGCCGCGTCACCGGGCGAATCGAAAATCACCCGCGCATCCGCCTCGTCCGCGAAGAGATGACCGGGATCCCGGCCGCGGCGGCTATCGTCGCCTCGGGACCGCTCACCTCGCCGCGTCTCTCCGAATCCCTGGCCGCGCTCAACGGCGCGGAACATCTCTACTTCTTCGACGCCATCGCGCCCATCGTCGCCGCCGACTCGATCAACATGGACGTCGCCTTCCGCGCCTCGCGCTACAGCACGGGCGAGCGCGACGAGGGCGACTACATCAACTGTCCCTTCACGAAAGCGGAATACGAGGCGTTCGTCTCCGCGCTCAAAACCGCGGAACGCATCGAACTGCGCGCCTTCGAAGACGCCATCCGCGGCGGCGTGAAAGCCGGGACGTTCTTCGAGGGCTGCCTGCCGGTCGAAGTCCTCGCGGAACGCGGCGCGGAATCGCTGGCCTTCGGTCCCATGCGCCCGACCGGGCTGACCGACCCGCGCACGGGCAGGCGTCCGCACGCCGCGCTGCAACTCCGTCAGGACAACCTCGCCGGAGACTTGTACAACCTGGTCGGCTTCCAGACCAACCTCAAGTTCCCGGAGCAGAAGCGGGTCTTCCGTCTCATCCCCGGGCTCGAGCGCGCGGAATTCGTCCGCTACGGGCAGATGCACCGCAACACCTTCATCGCCTCGCCCAAAGTCCTGCGCGCCACCCTGCAGCACAAGACCCGCGACGACCTGCTCTTCGCGGGACAGATCACCGGCGTGGAAGGCTACATGGGCAACATCGCCACCGGCCTGCTGGCGGGCTGGAACGCGGCGCGCGTCCTCGGCGGCGCGTCCGCGCTCGAACTTCCGCAGACGACCATGCTCGGCGCGCTCTGCCATTACATCACCCACGCCGACCTGCGCGACTTCCAGCCGATGAAAGCCAACTTCGGGATCCTGCCTCCGCTCGAATCGGACAAACGCTTAAAGGGACGCGACCGCGCCCGCGTCCACGCAGACCGCGCCCTGCGCGCCCTGGAGAATTTCCTTGACCATCCTTAA
- a CDS encoding DNA-binding response regulator, OmpR family, with protein sequence MKSVILVVDDEPVARQSLSDILRLEGFSVNAVPNGQAAVEYVRTHSVDLMVVDLRMPGMDGLEVIQVVNQVSPDTEVILLTAHGSMESAVQALRLRIHDYLSKPAAPHQILASVKKGLARREARVKERGLPGLAADEAVSEFRFRDGAVADLSRRMIRKGRKEAHLTPAEGRLLRILLENPGRVFSHRDLVLLVQGYDTSPQEAPEVLRPLVSRLRHKLEDFPDLMKRISSVRGTGYVYEENGS encoded by the coding sequence ATGAAATCTGTGATCCTGGTCGTGGATGACGAGCCGGTGGCGCGCCAGTCGCTTTCGGATATTTTGCGGCTGGAAGGTTTCAGCGTGAACGCGGTCCCCAACGGACAGGCGGCGGTGGAATACGTCCGCACTCATTCGGTGGATTTGATGGTGGTGGACCTGCGCATGCCCGGCATGGACGGGCTGGAGGTGATCCAGGTGGTCAACCAGGTCTCGCCGGATACCGAGGTGATCCTGCTGACCGCGCACGGTTCGATGGAGTCCGCGGTCCAGGCGCTGCGGCTGCGGATTCACGACTACCTTTCAAAGCCGGCGGCGCCGCATCAGATTCTCGCCAGCGTGAAGAAGGGACTGGCGCGGCGGGAGGCCCGCGTGAAGGAACGCGGCCTCCCCGGACTGGCCGCGGACGAGGCGGTCTCCGAGTTTCGCTTCAGGGACGGCGCGGTCGCCGATCTCTCGCGGCGGATGATCCGCAAGGGGAGGAAGGAGGCGCATCTCACCCCCGCCGAGGGACGCCTGTTGCGCATCCTGCTGGAAAACCCCGGCCGCGTGTTTTCTCACCGCGACCTGGTGCTGTTGGTGCAGGGCTACGACACTTCCCCGCAGGAGGCGCCGGAAGTGCTTCGTCCGCTGGTCAGCCGCCTGCGCCACAAACTGGAAGATTTCCCCGACCTGATGAAGCGCATCTCCAGCGTGCGCGGCACGGGTTATGTGTACGAGGAAAACGGGAGTTAA
- a CDS encoding Zn-peptidase M28 — protein MTILKRLLILTLGLLALLAGGFYAWRYYRAHRVRPQSFDAARAYQDVVYQTSLGPRTPGSEAHELVIAYFRSELQKANWQVDVQIAKVNGKIIKNVIARRSDVPPKIILGAHYDSRLMADKDPDPKKTRDPVPGANDGASGAAVLLELGRVLPVNSVPVWLVFFDAEDQGGIPGWDEWSLGASAFVNEFALKPRAVIIVDMVGDPNLNILQEKQSSPRLIAEIWDAAKTLGFENYFLPIQKYTITDDHVPFLRAGIPAVDIIDIDYHYWHTSHDTADKVSPESLRIVGSTLLYWIGQQGR, from the coding sequence TTGACCATCCTTAAACGCCTCCTCATCCTGACCCTCGGCCTGCTCGCCCTGCTCGCGGGCGGATTCTACGCCTGGAGATATTACCGCGCCCATCGCGTGCGTCCCCAATCCTTCGACGCGGCGCGCGCCTACCAGGACGTGGTCTACCAGACCTCGCTCGGTCCGCGCACGCCCGGCAGCGAGGCCCACGAGTTGGTCATCGCCTACTTCCGCAGCGAGCTGCAAAAAGCCAACTGGCAGGTGGACGTCCAGATCGCCAAAGTGAACGGGAAGATCATCAAAAACGTCATCGCCCGCCGCTCCGACGTGCCGCCAAAGATCATCCTGGGCGCGCACTACGACAGCCGCCTGATGGCGGACAAGGACCCCGACCCGAAGAAAACGCGCGACCCCGTGCCGGGCGCGAACGACGGCGCGTCCGGCGCGGCCGTCCTGCTCGAACTGGGACGCGTCCTGCCGGTCAACTCGGTCCCCGTCTGGCTGGTCTTCTTCGACGCGGAGGACCAGGGCGGTATCCCCGGCTGGGACGAATGGTCGCTGGGCGCCAGCGCCTTCGTGAACGAATTCGCCCTCAAACCGCGCGCGGTGATAATCGTGGACATGGTCGGCGACCCCAACCTCAACATCCTGCAGGAAAAACAGTCCAGCCCGCGTCTCATTGCCGAGATCTGGGACGCCGCGAAAACGCTGGGCTTCGAAAATTATTTCCTGCCCATCCAGAAATACACCATCACCGACGATCACGTCCCCTTCCTCCGCGCCGGCATCCCCGCGGTGGACATCATTGATATAGACTACCACTACTGGCACACCTCTCACGATACAGCCGACAAGGTCTCCCCGGAAAGCCTCCGCATCGTGGGTTCCACCCTGTTGTACTGGATCGGTCAGCAGGGCCGGTGA
- a CDS encoding GTPase HflX encodes MSKKKPEPTLPPRERAFLVGVELKGQKTILALNDSLAELALLADTAGLDVTGELTQKMDRPNVETYIGAGKVDELKALVEETLAQVVVFDEELNPRHQRELEKVLGEKVRVMDRTGLILDIFAQHARTKEGMLQVELAQYEYYLPRLTRQWTHLARQAGGGGGRTGSSGGVGLRGPGETQLEVDRRAIRKRIARLKEELDKVEAHRSRYRAQRKRSRIPTVALVGYTNAGKSTLLNRLSRSDVYVADQLFATLDPTTRRVELPGGTNALFTDTVGFIQKLPTTLVAAFHATLEEIAEADLLLHVVDISHPNALNQYESVQMTLDEIGAGHIPAVSVLNKIDRLHRPQSAQETMRQVPKSAAVSALKGTGIQEMLALVHEELYESFVPVEVKLPYQQGALISLFHEMGQVERVEHERGGVLMQGRIPGRLAAQFKLWTTKKAPAQAGPEEAE; translated from the coding sequence ATGTCGAAAAAGAAACCAGAACCGACCCTGCCGCCGCGTGAACGCGCCTTTCTCGTCGGCGTGGAACTCAAAGGCCAGAAGACCATCCTGGCCCTGAACGATTCCCTCGCCGAACTCGCCCTGCTGGCCGACACCGCCGGGCTGGACGTGACGGGCGAACTCACCCAGAAAATGGACCGCCCCAACGTAGAGACTTACATCGGCGCGGGCAAAGTGGACGAACTCAAAGCCCTCGTGGAGGAGACGCTGGCGCAGGTCGTCGTCTTCGACGAGGAACTCAACCCGCGTCACCAGCGCGAACTCGAAAAAGTCCTCGGCGAAAAAGTCCGCGTGATGGACCGCACCGGACTCATCCTCGACATCTTCGCCCAGCACGCGCGCACCAAAGAGGGCATGTTGCAAGTGGAACTGGCGCAGTACGAATACTATCTGCCGCGCCTGACTCGTCAGTGGACGCACCTGGCGCGGCAGGCGGGCGGCGGAGGCGGCCGGACGGGCTCTTCCGGCGGCGTCGGCTTGCGCGGCCCGGGCGAGACCCAGCTCGAAGTGGACCGCCGCGCCATCCGCAAGCGCATCGCGCGTTTAAAAGAAGAACTCGACAAAGTGGAGGCGCACCGCTCACGTTACCGCGCCCAGCGCAAACGCTCGCGCATCCCGACCGTGGCGCTGGTCGGATACACCAACGCGGGCAAATCCACGCTGCTGAATCGACTCTCCCGCTCCGACGTCTACGTGGCCGACCAGTTGTTCGCCACCCTCGACCCGACGACGCGCCGCGTGGAACTCCCTGGCGGGACCAACGCCCTCTTCACCGACACCGTCGGCTTCATCCAAAAACTCCCGACGACTCTCGTGGCCGCCTTCCACGCCACGCTCGAGGAGATCGCCGAAGCAGACCTGCTCCTGCACGTGGTGGACATCTCGCATCCCAACGCGCTGAACCAGTACGAGTCGGTGCAGATGACGCTGGACGAGATCGGCGCGGGACACATCCCCGCCGTCAGCGTGTTGAACAAAATAGACCGCCTCCACCGCCCCCAGTCCGCGCAAGAGACGATGAGACAGGTCCCCAAGTCGGCGGCGGTTTCGGCGCTGAAAGGGACCGGCATCCAGGAGATGCTGGCGCTCGTCCACGAGGAGTTGTACGAGTCTTTCGTCCCCGTCGAAGTGAAGCTGCCGTACCAACAGGGCGCGTTGATCTCGCTCTTCCACGAGATGGGACAGGTGGAGCGCGTCGAACACGAGCGCGGCGGCGTGTTGATGCAGGGACGGATCCCCGGGCGGCTGGCGGCGCAATTCAAATTGTGGACGACGAAAAAGGCCCCGGCACAGGCGGGGCCTGAGGAGGCAGAATGA